The Vibrio rhizosphaerae genome contains the following window.
AACCTTGTTGGTTTGAAGTATCAAGACATCAATGAATGGGATAGTGTTGGCCATATGAATCTCATGACGGTTTTAGAGGATGAATTTGATATTGAGATGGATATTGATGATATCACTGATTTTTCTAGCTATGAGGAAGGACAGAAAATTCTTCAGAAATATGGTGTAGATTTTTAATTATGGGACAACAGCCATTAACATTTGATACCCCGGGTATACTCGCATCCCAGCAGAATCGTTATCCTCTTCTATTTGTTGATAAAATTATTGAAGCTGTCCCTGGTGTGTCTGCTGTGGGAGTGAAAAACTTCACTTATAATGAGTGGTTTTTCCCTGCTCATTACGAAGATGATCCAAATGTTCCTGGGTTTATACTCGTGGAGTGTTTGGTCCAAACTTTTATCATGACTTTCTTAAGTAAAGACGAGTATAAAGGTAGTAAAACTAACTTTCTCGATTTGGATGGCGTGAGATTCCGCCGAAAGGTTGTCCCTGGTGACACTCTAATAATTAATGCGACACTTGAGTCATTCCGGCGTGGTATCGCGAAAGGTGTTGCTGAAGGTACAGTAAATGGTGAGTTTGCTGTTTCAGCTAGATTTACTGTTTCCGTTCCTTCCGTCTTTGAGAAATTCATCCCCAATAAGAAGTGAGTCTACGATGCGTGTAGCCGACTATATTTTTGATAAGCTTGCGTCTATTGGTGTTAAAACACCGTTTGTTGTCACGGGACGAGGTGCCCTTTTCCTTGATGATGCAATAGCTAAGCGAGATGATTTTGAGCCTTGTTTTGTTCATCACGAGCAGAGTGCATCTTTTGCGGCTATTGCTGCAAGTGAGGTGACCGGTACGATAGGATGTGCTGTTGTTTCTACGGGGTGTGCATCAACGAATGCACTAACGGGTGTTTTGTCTGCATGGCAAGATGGAATTCCAGCTATTTTTATCTCTGGTCAGAATTCACTTAATGAAACTACACGTTTTACTCAAAGTGGTATTCGAACATATGGCCAACAAGAAGCAGATATAATTGATATAGTTGGATCTATCACGAAATATTCGGTGATGATAACTGAACCAGATTCAATTAGATATGAGCTTGAAAAAGCACTATATCTTGCAGAAGAAGGTCGGAAAGGACCTGTGTGGATTGATGTCCCTCTTGATATCCAGAATATGAGAGTGGAACCTGATTTAATGATTGGGTACGAGCCATCAGAGAGTTTTATACAACCATCAGAAAATGATATTAATACCATTGCAAGTGACTTAACTCATGCTGAAAGGCCAGTCATTATGATTGGTAGTGGGATTAAACATTCAAAGACGGCTAATGAACTAGCTCAATTTGCAGAAATCCATAAAATCCCGGTTGTTTATACATTTGCGGCTGCTGATGCTTATGGTACAAAGCAACCGATGTCGATAGGATCGATTGGTTCTATGGGATGCTCCAGAGCTGGTGCTTTTGCTGTTCAAAATTCTGACTATCTACTTGTGCTTGGTTCTAGACTTACATCCATGACTACTGGGACTGATTATTGTAAATTTGGACGGAACGCAAAAATTGTTGTTGTCGATATCGATCGACAAGAGCATAACAAAGATGGTGTAAAAATAGATCAATTTGTACACTCTGACTTGAAGCTATTCTTTCGAGCATTGGAAGGCGTTGAAATCAAGCCTAGTACAATGAGTCATCACTGGCTAGAAAAGTGTTTGCATTGGAAGAAGCTGTTTAAAAATACGCATAAAGTTAATACTCAGCAGGAGTGTGTTGACTTGTATGATTTAGCTGATTCTTTATCTGAGCAAATGCCCAAAGATGCTGTTTTTGTTTGTGATTCTGGATTTGCTGATGTCATTCTCCCAACTAATATAGATTTTGGAAAAGACCAGACTTGTGTTCATCCTGTGTCTCAGGGGGCTATGGGGTTTGCTGTTCCTGCTGCGTTAGGCATTGAAAAGTGCTCCAAAAGAGCAACTATTGTTGTCGTTGGCGATGGTTCCATTATGATGAATCTTCAAGAGCTTCAAACAATAGCAACAGAAAAATCCAATATTAAGATTTTTGTCATCAATAATAATGCATATGCAATTATTCGAAGAAGGCAGAAAGAGCTATTTAGAAAAAGAACAATTGGCACTGATTCTAGCAATGGTGTGACATGCCCTGAATTTAAAAATGTTGCAGAATGTTTTGGCTTGGACTACCACTTCATCGAGAAAACCTCTGATCTA
Protein-coding sequences here:
- a CDS encoding acyl carrier protein gives rise to the protein MSNQEKYAQAFIDTFGITQENLVGLKYQDINEWDSVGHMNLMTVLEDEFDIEMDIDDITDFSSYEEGQKILQKYGVDF
- a CDS encoding 3-hydroxyacyl-ACP dehydratase FabZ family protein → MGQQPLTFDTPGILASQQNRYPLLFVDKIIEAVPGVSAVGVKNFTYNEWFFPAHYEDDPNVPGFILVECLVQTFIMTFLSKDEYKGSKTNFLDLDGVRFRRKVVPGDTLIINATLESFRRGIAKGVAEGTVNGEFAVSARFTVSVPSVFEKFIPNKK
- a CDS encoding thiamine pyrophosphate-binding protein, which produces MRVADYIFDKLASIGVKTPFVVTGRGALFLDDAIAKRDDFEPCFVHHEQSASFAAIAASEVTGTIGCAVVSTGCASTNALTGVLSAWQDGIPAIFISGQNSLNETTRFTQSGIRTYGQQEADIIDIVGSITKYSVMITEPDSIRYELEKALYLAEEGRKGPVWIDVPLDIQNMRVEPDLMIGYEPSESFIQPSENDINTIASDLTHAERPVIMIGSGIKHSKTANELAQFAEIHKIPVVYTFAAADAYGTKQPMSIGSIGSMGCSRAGAFAVQNSDYLLVLGSRLTSMTTGTDYCKFGRNAKIVVVDIDRQEHNKDGVKIDQFVHSDLKLFFRALEGVEIKPSTMSHHWLEKCLHWKKLFKNTHKVNTQQECVDLYDLADSLSEQMPKDAVFVCDSGFADVILPTNIDFGKDQTCVHPVSQGAMGFAVPAALGIEKCSKRATIVVVGDGSIMMNLQELQTIATEKSNIKIFVINNNAYAIIRRRQKELFRKRTIGTDSSNGVTCPEFKNVAECFGLDYHFIEKTSDLSQGIQTVLSMEGPVLCEIMGLEDQQYVEVAYAKTESKKFVRRPLEDQWPFLDRATFLEEMIIDPIDQ